The genomic region ACGCCATCGCCAGGCCGCCCGCGCCGGTGGCGAACTCGCCCTCCGGGGCGATGTCGAACGTCGAGGTCGCCGCGTCCGGCAGGTCACCGAACAGCATCCGGCCGAAGCCCCAGGCCGCCATCCCGAGAATCGTCACCATGAACACGTACGTCGGGATCGCGAACGCCGTACCGGACTCGCGCACGCCGCGCAGGTTCATCGTGGTCAGGAACAGCACGGCCACCACCGCGGCCGTCGCCTGGTGCCCTTCCAGCGCCGGGATCGCGGACGCGGCGTACTGGGCGGCCGAGGAGATCGACACCGCCACGGTCAGCACGTAGTCGACCAGCAGCGCGCTGGCCACGGTCAGCCCGGCGGTCGGCCCGAGGTTCACGTTCGCGACCTCGTAGTCGCCGCCGCCGGACGGGTAGGCGTGCACGTTCTGCCGGTACGACGCGACGACGACCAGCATCACCACCGCCACCACGATGGCGACCTTCCAGGAGAAGGTCATGGCGGTCAGTCCGGCCAGGGACAGGGTCAGGAAGATTTCGTCGGGGGCGTAGGCGACCGAGGACAGCGCGTCGCTGGCGAACACCGGCAGGGCGATCCGCTTGGGCAGCAACGTCTCGCCCAGCTGGGTACTGCGAAGTTTGCGGCCGATCAGCAGCCTTTTGCCGATGTCGCCGAGAGCGGGAGTCACACCGGTGATGTTAGAGGCAGCCCCGGTGCGGTGTAGCGTCTATCCCTGCCGAACCGATGTCAGCGGCCCCGACGGGGCAAGGAGTGATCACGGAGTGCACGTCGTCATCATGGGCTGCGGACGCGTCGGGTCGACGCTGGCCCGCACGCTGGAGAAACGCGGCCACACGGTCGCGATCATCGACCAGTCCGCCGACTCGTTCCGCCGCCTCAGCCCGAACTTCTCCGGCCGGACCGTCACCGGGATGGGCTTCGACCGGGAGATCCTGATCGAGGCCGGCATCGAGACCGCCGAGGCGTTCGCCGCGGTCTCCAACGGCGACAACTCGAACATCCTGGCCGCCCGGGTGGCCCGGGAGAACTTCGGCATCGAGAACGTGGTGGCCCGGATCTACGACCCGGGCCGCGCCGAGGTCTACCAGCGGCTCGGCATCCCGACCGTCGGCACGGTGAAGTGGACGGTCGACCAGATGATGCGGCGGCTGCTGCCGAGCGGGTCGGAGCCCGAGTGGCGTGACCCGTCGGGCACCATCCGGCTGGCCGAGGTGCACGTGGACTCCGGCTGGGTCGGCCGGGCCGCCTTCGACATCGAGAAGGCGACCGGAGCGCGGGTCGCGTTCCTGACCCGGCTCGGCGAGGGTCTGCTGCCGAAGGCGGACACCGTCATCCAGGAGGGTGACCTGGTGCACGTCGTCATGCTGGAACGCGAAGCCGCGGCGATCGAGGCCCAACTCGGCGCCAAGCCTGAGGAGCTGTGATGCGGGTAG from Kribbella flavida DSM 17836 harbors:
- a CDS encoding potassium channel family protein, whose product is MHVVIMGCGRVGSTLARTLEKRGHTVAIIDQSADSFRRLSPNFSGRTVTGMGFDREILIEAGIETAEAFAAVSNGDNSNILAARVARENFGIENVVARIYDPGRAEVYQRLGIPTVGTVKWTVDQMMRRLLPSGSEPEWRDPSGTIRLAEVHVDSGWVGRAAFDIEKATGARVAFLTRLGEGLLPKADTVIQEGDLVHVVMLEREAAAIEAQLGAKPEEL